The Diaphorobacter ruginosibacter genome contains a region encoding:
- a CDS encoding DUF2127 domain-containing protein — translation MSSSSTPSRLREAVKAVAAFEALKGLAALLGLLGLLGLLHHDLHRLAVELIGHFGLSPQSHYPEILLRGVDRLAGTPTHTLVLLGSAYVSLRWIEAWGLWHDRAWGEWLGALSSGIYVPLEVRHILAVPHWQGVAVLLLNIALMVVLLRRIVDRRRHAPHQSNLTRGSTHT, via the coding sequence GTGTCTTCATCCTCCACACCATCCCGGCTGCGCGAGGCCGTCAAGGCCGTGGCAGCCTTCGAGGCCCTGAAGGGACTGGCTGCGCTGCTGGGTCTCCTGGGCCTGCTCGGGCTGCTGCACCATGATCTGCACAGGCTGGCCGTCGAGCTGATCGGCCACTTCGGACTCTCCCCGCAATCGCACTACCCGGAAATCCTGCTGCGTGGGGTCGACAGGCTGGCCGGCACGCCGACGCACACGCTGGTATTGCTGGGCAGTGCCTATGTCTCCCTGCGCTGGATCGAGGCCTGGGGCCTCTGGCACGACAGGGCCTGGGGCGAATGGCTCGGGGCCCTCTCGAGCGGCATCTATGTTCCGCTGGAGGTGCGCCACATCCTGGCAGTGCCACATTGGCAGGGCGTGGCTGTCCTTCTGCTCAATATCGCATTGATGGTGGTGCTGCTCCGGCGCATTGTCGATCGCAGGCGCCATGCCCCACATCAGTCGAACTTGACGCGCGGATCCACCCATACGTAG